The following is a genomic window from Falco naumanni isolate bFalNau1 chromosome 10, bFalNau1.pat, whole genome shotgun sequence.
GGGGTGGCCATCAGGGCCACCTCGGCCCCCCTGAGCGTGGCGGTGCTGCTCACCCCCACAAGCCACTTCAGGACGCTGTTGGCTGGGGCTGATGccaaagggctggaggggagcaaCAAACAACCCCGTGACACTGGGGTTTGGGTGACCAGTGTGGGAAGTGGCCGAGAAAACCTCCCATTACACCCTTACTGGTGAAGAACTAATATTCTGTCGCCCAAGCAAACAGGATTCACCCCTTTGCTCTAACCAACATATCCTTAAAGTTTAAGGGTTATATAAAAAACATGTCCAACCTCTGCTTTGCCTCGACCTTCCCCCCTGCATCCAGCCAGAGCCGCTAAGCAACGTCCCCAAAGCCACCACATGAGCACCAGGCGGATCACACCAGTTCCTAACCtcagtgttttaaattaaaggaaatgcTGACGGGAATTACAGGCTAACCTCATGCAACGTCACATGCTGGAAAACAAAGTTCTGTGTTATAGGAGCCTAAAACTTGCAGCTTTTCTAACCAAACGTTATTGCTTTGCACGCCTGGAACtatgaggaaataaaagtttttttccctgggaaagtGTTTCCCTTGCGGTCGGTGCTGGCCTCCCTCAGTCCAGCAGAAACCTTCGCTGATGTGAAGTTTAATTCCTGAAAAATGAGACTTGATCACAGGTGTGATGGCTACAACATTGCGACATGTAAAACCACATGGGcgctctgcagctgagctgtaAATCCGGAGGCTGCGTGaaagctgctggagggagggagggggcacgTTCCTCTCCTCGCTCCATCACCAGCACCGGCGCTTGGGATGCGCTGTACCTGCCCTCTGGCTGCTGGTACAGCTGTTTGGGATGCTCTGCCGGACACCTCACTCCTCCACTGATGCACTTCAGCTTGCATGCACCTGGGACCTGATTGGGTGGATCTCCCTTGGGATCCACCGGGAAAATGTCTATTCCCCAGCAGAAATGTCACTTTTCACAGGAGAACGCAACAATGACAAAATCCCTCTTAGCACAACAAACGTGCCACTGCACAATCCGAATGCCACAGTAAATTCCTAAAAGGTCCCGTTACGAGGACCCAGGCATCGCCCGGCGGCTGCGCTTGAGCTGGTTAAGCTGGGGAGCAACAACTACCCTCCCCCGCAGACCCCCACGGGAATGCAGTGGCCATTTCACCAAACCATATatgctctgctccctcttttttttcctgtgcccaCCAATACCAACGTCCCCCTATTTTTTTACCCCCAGAAGTCTAGTTTTCCTTTCGGGAGCAtcaccagcacccagctccGCTCCATCCTCCGTGCCCCACGCGGGTACAGCCCAAGGCTGTACCGGGgactgctgctctccagccgaAGCCCCAGCAGCTTCgggaggtgggaggcaggggggaggtgggaggcaggaggcaggcgCTCGGCAGGGCGACGCATCCCCGGCGTGGCAGCATCGCGCTCATTCCCTGTTTGGCTCAGCGGGACCCTCTTCTTCAACATCCCGGGGGATGTTGCTGAGCAGCGCAGGTGAAAGGGGATGCACGAGAAAAGACGCCACTTCTCCTGATAAAAACAACCCTCTTCATCGCTTCTCGGGCACCCTGTCAGGCTGCCTGAGAGCAGGGGGCAGGTGTCACCGCTTCCCAGGTCGGtgccagcagaaaagcagagagactCTGACCTCCCGGTAACGCAGCGAACCCCCATCCCGCCGCAGCCGGTACCCGCAGCCTCACCTCCGACATCCGGGTGATGCTCAGGACGAGGCGCGGTTCAGGACCGAGGGCCGGTCAGGATCAGTCGACACTCGCAGAAAGCCGCCCGAAGCCCAAATTCCAGCGCAAAGCCGCAGCGTGGGGCCAGGCTCTGCGAAGTCGCCGGTGCGAGGGGCCCTCTGCAGCCCGGCGTGGGGACGGGAAAGAGCCCGGGGGGCAGACGGGCACGGTGCCCGCTCCGTGTGGCGCCGGGGGTAGCAGGTCTGtcatttttggggagggggagaataGTCATCATACAAATTCCCACCTCCCGGTACACGTTGGCTGCCGGTTGCCTCTCCGCATTCCCACGGCGGAGCTCCCAGCCCAGCGCCCCCCagcttcccacccacccccctccctgccccggcccagcaccccccagcttCCCCCCCTTCTCGCCccgctcctctccctgccccatccccgCCGCTGCCTGCGCCCCGtcgggccgcccccccccgctccccccgcgcATTctgcccggcccccccggggcggggggcggtgggggccgcggaggggcggggggcggcgctATAAAGCGGCTGCGAGCGGCGGCCCCGCAGCCATGAGCGCGGCCGGGAGCCCCgacggggcggccgcggggccggcgctgctgctggcactcggtgccctcctgctgctggccgGGGCGCGCCGGCGCGGCGGCACCAGGCGGGGGCTGTCGGGCGGCAGGAGCCCCCCGGGACCCTTCCCCTGGCCGCTGGTGGGCAACGTGCTGCAGCTGGGCCGCCTACCCCACCTGGCCTTCGGGCGCATGGCGCGGCGCTACGGGGCCGTCTTCCAGCTGCGGCTGGGCCGGCGGCGGGTGCTGGTGCTCAACGGCGAGGCGGCCATCCGCCGGGCGCTGGTGGGCCTGGGCACCCGCTTTGCCGGCCGCCCCGACTTCCCGTCCTTCGAACTGGTGTCCGGGGGGCGCAGCGTGGCTTTCGGGTCCTGCTCACCCCGCTGGAGGGCTCGCCGGCGCCTGGCCCACGCCGCCCTGCGCGCCCGCTCGACGGCGGCCGAGGTGGAGCGACACGTGGCGGCCGAGGCCGGGGACCTCATCCAGctcttcctgcagcacagccgGGGCGGCGCCTACTTCGAGCCCTCCCCGCTCTTGGTGGTGGCCAACGCCAACGTCCTCTGCGCCCTCTGCTTCGGCCGCCGCTACGGCCACACCAACAGTGAGTTCAGGGCTCTGCTGGGCCGTAACGACCGCTTTGGGCAGACGGTGGGGGCGGGCAGCGTGGTGGACGTGCTGCCTTGGCTCCTGCGCTTCCCCAACCCCGTGCGCCGCGTCTTCCGTGACTTCCAAGCCCTCAACCAGGAGCTGCACAGCTTCGTGCGTGCCAAGGTGGCGCAGCACCGCCAGACCTTTGACCCGTGCACCCTGCGTGATGTGACTGACGTCATGATCGCTGCTGTGGAGCGCGGCGACAGGCCCCCGGAGGGGCTGGGACCCGAGGATGTGGAGGGGGCAATGACCGACATCTTCGGTGCGGGGCAGGACACCACGTCCACAGCGCTCTCGTGggtcctcctgctgctgctgaagcaccCGCGGCTCCAGCGGGACCTCCAGGCTGAGCTGGACCGGGTCGTGGGACACTCCCGGTTGCCCACAGCTGAGGACCGTGCCCACCTGCCCCTCCTGGAGGCCTTCATCTACGAGACGCTGCGCTACACCAGCTTCGTGCCCATCACCATCCCGCACGCTACCACGGACGACGTGGAGCTTGAGGGCTTCCACATCCCCAAAGGCACCGTGGTCTTCATCAACCAGTGGTCGGTCAACCACGACTGCAGCAAGTGGCCTGACCCACAACGCTTCGACCCCACGCGCTTCTTGGATGTGCAACAGCGCCTGGACCGCGACCGGGCTGGCAGTGTCATGGTCTTCTCAGCTGGACAGCGGCGCTGCATTGGCGACCAGCTCTCCAAGctccagcttttcctcttcACCGCCATCCTTCTCCACCAGTGCTCCTTCCACGCCAACCCAGCGGAGCATCTCACCATGGACTGCATCCATGGGCTGGCGCTGAAGCCACGGCCCTTCACTGTCACCGTGCGGCAGAGGCTCCCCACACTCATCCAGCCCTGAGCAGGTGCTGGGTCCCGCTGGTGCTGTGCCCCCTCGGTTTGGACCTGGCAGGGCCGGGGTGCAGGGGAAGACCCTGCCTTGCCTGCAGGAGGATCTTGCCACGGTGCATCCCTGCCCCTGGTTGTAGGGTGGAGGGCAGAGTCCCCACAGCAATAAATGCCTTTGACATGGGACCCGGCTCCACTCGTTTTCTCCGGGGAAGGGTGGTGGCGGCTGGAAGCATCGTTCACACCTGAACCCCTGTCTTGCATCCCCCTGAGCTCTCCCACCCCAAGACAGGTCAAAGCCCACCTCCCCCCGGGGACTTCCCTGCAAGGACTGGGAGCAGCAAGCAGTGATGTCCTTCAGCTGTCGCAGCAGAAGGGCCGGGGAGGATATTTGGGGTGGGAAATGCACTTCCCAAGATCACAGAAAGCCACGTGGGAGGTAAGGGTGGCTGGAGGGGGGCTTGTTGATGCAGCATAAGTTTCAGGACCAGTTGCTGGAGGGGAACAGGATGGCTCCATCTGTTTGAAGCCATGAACATCCGGTTTGGGTGTGGAAGGAGGTTGGGGAACGTTTTGGTGGGGGGGGTTTCtcacccctccttccccctaGACCCCATTGGTGGcttgtggggtggggtggcaggACACCTCCCTGGGGGCCGAGCAATGGAGAGGAAGATATTTCTCCTCTACAAGCCTCTGCTTGAAGCAGAGAGAGGCTTTGGGTACCCAAAAGCAGCCTCTGACAGCGCACATCAACTCTTCGCTGAAAATGGGCACAGACCATCTCCGGAATGaaccttttccttccaaaatcaGCTCCTGAACAACACCTAAGCAGCACGACCTGCAGTTGTAAGGAAATCCTCTTTTCTTGGGCACAAGTCCCTGTGCACAAAGTAAATCCACCCCTGCCAGATGGCCGTTGCTGCTTTGCATGCCACCGACGTCCCCCAGCCGTACCACACCGCTGAGTTACTCGAGCAGATAAACTGCagccatttttttaaagtccgACTGAAGCTAACAGAGTTGGCTTTGTATCAGTAATTATGTGGTCCCCAAAAGGGAGGACAGAAACAGCCGCACGAGCTAAAACTGCTTATCTCAGTGCCACCAGCCTGCGGCCACCCTGAGCAGCTCCAGAGGGTGGCACAAATCCCCTCCTAATGACAATAATTTACCAATACCCAATTGATCTCCTTCAAAGGCTTGACCAATTGggatttctgtcttttttttggggtggggggaggtggcagAAACAATCCTTTGCCTGCTGGTTGTTCTGGTCGCAGCTGCCTTTCACCTCTTGACTTCAGTGTCATTTGACCCCACTGAAACACCCCCGCAGCGATGCTCTGTGCTACGGCATGTTCTAACACCCACTACCAGCTCTTCACGTACTGCTAACGCTGCAAACGCACGACACcaaccccccccacacaccacATGAATGGCACGAGCGGGATTTGAAACTCCTACATAGTACAGTGCAGAAACCAAGTCCTGGCTGCACCCTGCTGAGCATCAGGGCTGGTGGGTTCCCAATGCCACCACCGTGTCCCCTGGACACGTCCTGCCCACGGCTGCCTCCGGGGGCTATTAGAATCGCTGAGTGCAAACGACACAGCAGTCTGCAACAGCTCCATGATGCCAAGGTTTGAAAGCGCcagtttcttcctcctctttagACACACACCTGTGAGAACAGCCCTTGAGATGTCATAAGACAGAAACCAGCAGTTATCTCCACATCACGTACTGCCCACTCGGAGATTTGCCAACAACAGCCATCTCCAGCTTTGATGGTCCAGCTGGAGACCTTCAGCCTGACAACAGCATCCTCTGGAGATGCCAACACCACGGGCTCCTGCACCCCTTGACTGGTGCGCAGCCTCCCCCCCCAGGACCGCAGGCTGCTTGTTTATTCAGCCTTGTTTTATGGGCACACTATAACAGAGGAATGCACATGGGAGCAACCCCAGGGCCTCAGCCCTCCTCTTTAAGCCATCTCAGAGCACAAGGACACGTTCAAGGCCATGTCACACTGCAGTGCTACCAGTGGCACCAGCATGACCATGGCACTGGTGGCCAACAGAAGCAACCCATAGCCCCACAGGAACTGGCACGAAGGGAAGGTGGCAGCAGCTGTTTGAGTGGAAATCTCAAGATGAGATTCAGATCCTTGGGGCTCTGTGCAAAGCCATCCACACGCTGAGTGTGTTCTGCCCCTCCTCAGCCTccacccaccaaaaaaacccaaaacagacgaggctgctgctgctcatcagGAATACTGTTGGGTGCTGACAAACACCGTTTGGTTTTTCCTTGTCCTGATGTATTCTCTGTGCACCTGCAGCCGGCACGGAGCTCGACACAGAGGCATCGTGTGCAGGACATCCTCGGTCATTAAACCTGAACATCCCTCTACTCTACCCAACAAAGGCCAAGGGGGAGGGTGAGGTGCTGGGCTGAACAAGGAGCACTGTGACTCACTCCCACGCTTCACCCCATGCTACAGCAGAGCTTGTGGTGCAGCACAGTTCAACGGCCGCAGGAGCATCCTGCCCCGCTTCCCAAGCCATGCTTCCCCGGCCAGCTTGCCTCCGCAGCTCCAGTTCCTACCCTACCCAACAGGCTTTAAAGTCAGGGTTCTCCAAGCCCAAATCTTGAAGATTTAGGTCTCTCTGTTTGCTATGGCACCGAAACACCGCCACACAGGTTGCAGCAGCTGCGCGCGAAGCGTACAACCATGGCTCTTTCCATGGCGGGGGGAGGAATCTGCTTCCAGCACTTGAATGATTTTGCAATGCTTTGACCACCTCATTTCTCATATTTAAGGCCAGACGCTGccaggaaatactttttttttttaccatggaAGTTGGATGCTGGGAAGCACGTTGTGTATTTACAGTCCCCTGTGTCCAAACTCAT
Proteins encoded in this region:
- the LOC121094806 gene encoding cytochrome P450 1B1-like, translating into MSAAGSPDGAAAGPALLLALGALLLLAGARRRGGTRRGLSGGRSPPGPFPWPLVGNVLQLGRLPHLAFGRMARRYGAVFQLRLGRRRVLVLNGEAAIRRALVGLGTRFAGRPDFPSFELVSGGRSVAFGSCSPRWRARRRLAHAALRARSTAAEVERHVAAEAGDLIQLFLQHSRGGAYFEPSPLLVVANANVLCALCFGRRYGHTNSEFRALLGRNDRFGQTVGAGSVVDVLPWLLRFPNPVRRVFRDFQALNQELHSFVRAKVAQHRQTFDPCTLRDVTDVMIAAVERGDRPPEGLGPEDVEGAMTDIFGAGQDTTSTALSWVLLLLLKHPRLQRDLQAELDRVVGHSRLPTAEDRAHLPLLEAFIYETLRYTSFVPITIPHATTDDVELEGFHIPKGTVVFINQWSVNHDCSKWPDPQRFDPTRFLDVQQRLDRDRAGSVMVFSAGQRRCIGDQLSKLQLFLFTAILLHQCSFHANPAEHLTMDCIHGLALKPRPFTVTVRQRLPTLIQP